The Geothermobacter hydrogeniphilus genome segment GTGGGGTGGTCTGATGGGACAGCGGCTGCTGCTGATTGCTTTTCTGCTGGTTCTTGGCGTTTTGGGCGGGTTGCTGGCGCGCAGATACCTGGTGAAGACGTCGGATCAGCCCGCCCCGACAATTGCCCGCCCCGTTCGACCGACAGTCATGAGGGAAGTGCTGCTGTATTTTATAACGGCTGACGGTCATCGTCTGGAAGCCGAGAATCGCCAGGTCGAGGATTGCCCGAATGACGAAGAGTGTCTTCTGGCGATCCTGCAGTCTCTGGTTGAAGGCCCGAATGGTGAACGTGTTCCGGTCCTCCCCGCTCGTACCCGGATTCGTTCGGTGAAAATCGAGGATGACCTGGTGGCCGTTGATTTCAGCCGGGACTTTATTGCCGCCCATCCCGGCGGCAGTCATGCGGAACTGTTGACGGTCTATGCCGTTGTCGATACTCTGGCAGTTAACTTTCCCTATGTCCGGCAGGTTCGTTTTCTGGTCGAGGGAAAGGCTGTCGATACAATCAAGGGACATGTTGACCTGCGGGCCCCGGTGATCGCCGACTTTCGTTATGTCCGGTCGGATAGCCGTCTTCCTGAATTGCCGGACGAACTTTTCAATGTTCCGTCTGGTGAGACGCAGCGTGGTCGCTGAGGTCGGAGCATGGCCGGAGCCGGTTTGCGGCGATTCCGGTCTGCATACGCAGGAAGTTTATTGCATTGGTGGATCAGGACGTTGTCTTTTGATGCGGGTTGAGGGTTGTCATGATAGTCGGGTTTAACCACAACTTTCGTTACAAGGGTGAACTCTACCATGTCCAGACCGAGGATGGTGGGCTGAAGTCGCCGACAATTGTCACCCTGCTGTACTGTGGCGGGACCATCCTCGCGTCACAGAAAACCTCCTATGCCGATATCACCAAGGTTGACAACCTCGGGCAGGTGGTTGAAGACCTGATGAAAGAGCAGCACAAGGAGATGCTTCGGCGACTCAAGGATGGCGAGTTCGATGACCGTCTGCAGGGTCACCAGCCGATTGTCAATCCCGCGGTGGAGCCGAAGTCGGAAGGGGCACGGGTGTCCGACGCCGCTGTCGTCTCCGGGGATGCACAGAAGCGGCAGGAGCGTCCCGCCGCGGTTCCGTCCCCCCGGAAGCAGGCGTCCGGGGCCGAGTCCCAGGTCGTCAAGGCGGCAGACAAACCGGCCGCCCCGGTTGCGCAGAAGGCTCCTTCTGTTCCCCCCGGTCAGGCTGCGGAGACTGCCGAACCGGGACTTGATGACATTATCCTTTCCTACCTGGTCGGAGATGACGAAAAGTAAAGCTTCTCTTTTCCGCAACCACCCGCTGATGCCCCTGTCGGGAGTGACAGCCACGCCTGTGACGCGAATGGAATCGACGTGATATTCAACAGTCTGGTCATACGGGTGATCATCCTCAATATCCTGCTGGTTGCCGTGGTTATCGGTACCTTCACCATGTTTCACATCCGGCGCGAAGAGCAGCATCTCATCCAGTCGACTCGGGAAAGCGCCAAGCTTCTTCTGACCACGGTTGAAAAATCGATTTTCAATTCCATGAGAGTCGGCAACAGCTATGATGTGCAGGCTATTCTGGAAATGGTCGGCCGCAGCCACCGGCTCACCAATGTCCGCATCTTTCATCCCGACGGTACAATTCTCAAATCGGCCCGGCCGGATGAAATCGGTCGGCAGATAGACAGTTTTGATCTCAACCTCTACCAGAACAACCGCAGTGAAGGGGTGTTCAAGACCGATAACGGTGAAGTGCTGGGGATGGTCAAGCCGATTGTCTCCGACGAGCGCTGTTTCATCTGTCACGGTTACGGCCGCAAGGTGGTCGGCGTTCTCAATCTCAATTTTTCACTCAATGAGATGACCGGTCAGATCTGGGAATCGTACCAGTTCTTCATGCTGCATATGGTGGTTTCAATCGTCATTCTCTCCGCCGGAACATCGTTCCTGCTTCTCCGTTTCGTCAAGCGCCCCATTGAAACCATGGCGGAAACCATGGCCAAGGTCGAAGAAGGGGACCTGTCGGTGCGGCTTGAGCCGAAGTATGCCGATGAGATGGGCAGCCTGGTACGCAGTTTCAACTCCATGGTTGATAATCTGCAGAAGGCTCAGGCTGAACTTGAGGAGTACCATTACCAGCAGATGCAGCGGGCCGACCGGTTGGCCTCGGTCGGTGAAATGGCAACTGGTCTGGCGCACGAAATCAAGAACCCGCTGGCCGGGATAAGCGGCGCCATTTCGGTTCTGGCCGAGGACTTTCCGGAATCCGATCCGCGTCGTGAAGTGGTTGACCAGATCCTGGCGCAGATCGCCCGTCTGAACAAGACGGTGACCGACCTGCTTTATTTCGGACGCCCCGGAAAGCCGGAATTTTCCTGGGTTGATATCAACGGACTGATCAAGGAAACCCTCTTTTTCGTCGGCCAGCATCCCGAAGCCCGGAACATTCATCGAGTCAAGGAGTTCGCCCGAGATCTGCCGCCGGCCTGGGCCGACGTCAAGCAGATTCAACAGGTCTTCTTCAACATCATCATCAACGCGATCCAGGCGATGGAAGAGGGCGGAACTCTGACGGTCCAGACGTCGCGGGCGATCAATGCCACGGGGACGGATGTCCTGCGCGTTGAAATCAGTGACACCGGACCGGGAATCGCACCGGCGGCCCTGGAACGGATTTTTGTTCCCTTCTTTACCACTAAGAACCAGGGGACCGGGCTTGGTCTGCCGATCTGCAAACAGCTGGTGGAACAGCACGGTGGCATGTTAAAAGTCGTAAGTAAAATTGGCGAAGGGTCGACATTCATAATAGAGATCCCCGTTCAACAACACCCTTCATTCGAATCGAAAGAGGAACCCCGTGTCGAAACATAAGATTCTTGTCGTCGATGACGAACAGTTGATCCGCTGGTCGCTGGAGCAGAACCTGAGCAAGCAGGGGTACGAGGTTGTGACCGCCGCTTCGGGAGAAGATGCCCTGAAAATGGTTCAGCAGGAGGCTCCGGACCTGATCTTGCTCGATATTCAGTTGCCGGGCATGAACGGCATTGAAGTCCTGGAAAAAGTCAAGGAGCTTGAGGATGACATCATCGTCATCATGGTGACCGCTCTCGGTGTTCTTGAAACCGCGGTCAAGGCGATGCGACTCGGTGCCTTTGACTACATCAACAAGCCTTTCAATCTTGAGGAACTCGCCATTGTCATCAAGAAGGCTTTTGAAACCGGTGAACTGAAACGTGAGGTCGCTCACCTGCGATCCGAGCAGACCGGGAAGTACGGGCTCGATAAGATCATCGGTACCAGCCGACACATGGACAACGTCAAAGCGATGATCCGCAAGATTGCCCAGTCCGACGCCAGTACGGTATTGATCCAGGGAGAAAGCGGAACCGGCAAGGAGCTGGTTGCCAAGGCGATTCATTATGAAAGCGCGCGGGCCGACAAACCCTTCTTGGCCATCAACTGCGCCGCGGTGCCGGAGGCGTTGCTTGAATCGGAACTGAT includes the following:
- a CDS encoding sensor histidine kinase gives rise to the protein MIFNSLVIRVIILNILLVAVVIGTFTMFHIRREEQHLIQSTRESAKLLLTTVEKSIFNSMRVGNSYDVQAILEMVGRSHRLTNVRIFHPDGTILKSARPDEIGRQIDSFDLNLYQNNRSEGVFKTDNGEVLGMVKPIVSDERCFICHGYGRKVVGVLNLNFSLNEMTGQIWESYQFFMLHMVVSIVILSAGTSFLLLRFVKRPIETMAETMAKVEEGDLSVRLEPKYADEMGSLVRSFNSMVDNLQKAQAELEEYHYQQMQRADRLASVGEMATGLAHEIKNPLAGISGAISVLAEDFPESDPRREVVDQILAQIARLNKTVTDLLYFGRPGKPEFSWVDINGLIKETLFFVGQHPEARNIHRVKEFARDLPPAWADVKQIQQVFFNIIINAIQAMEEGGTLTVQTSRAINATGTDVLRVEISDTGPGIAPAALERIFVPFFTTKNQGTGLGLPICKQLVEQHGGMLKVVSKIGEGSTFIIEIPVQQHPSFESKEEPRVET
- a CDS encoding GerMN domain-containing protein — encoded protein: MGQRLLLIAFLLVLGVLGGLLARRYLVKTSDQPAPTIARPVRPTVMREVLLYFITADGHRLEAENRQVEDCPNDEECLLAILQSLVEGPNGERVPVLPARTRIRSVKIEDDLVAVDFSRDFIAAHPGGSHAELLTVYAVVDTLAVNFPYVRQVRFLVEGKAVDTIKGHVDLRAPVIADFRYVRSDSRLPELPDELFNVPSGETQRGR